Proteins from a single region of Brienomyrus brachyistius isolate T26 unplaced genomic scaffold, BBRACH_0.4 scaffold37, whole genome shotgun sequence:
- the LOC125722198 gene encoding uncharacterized protein LOC125722198: MARYSAQEVVDFVTGEETSSSDEDSVQPSSTTQEVEEICAEDEIFPSRKSEITWTTRAEDRAAGRLPARHILRTPPGPTRQCVSQAGDIISAFKAFLPRSIESIVVSMTNIEGRKRFTSSWVDMTTVELDAFIGVCILAGVFKSKGESVASLWESKFGRPIFPAIMSRVRFEQLTVALRFDDKGSWASRRTGDKLALIRDIWDLRSGNLPAMYNLGKYDNLGTT, translated from the coding sequence ATGGCAAGGTACAGTGCTCAGGAGGTCGTCGACTTCGTTACGGGTGAGGAAACCAGCAGCTCCGATGAGGATAGTGTACAGCCCAGCAGTACAACACAGGAGGTTGAAGAGATCTGCGCCGAGGACGAGATCTTTCCCTCCCGCAAAAGTGAAATAACATGGACAACCAGAGCAGAAGATCGTGCTGCAGGTAGACTGCCAGCACGACACATCCTGAGGACACCTCCAGGACCAACGAGGCAGTGCGTGTCACAGGCAGGGGACATTATATCTGCCTTCAAAGCTTTCCTGCCTAGATCAATAGAGAGCATCGTTGTCAGCATGACAAATatagaaggcagaaagaggtttACTAGCAGCTGGGTGGACATGACAACTGTTGAATTGGATGCCTTCATCGGCGTCTGCATTCTAGCAGGCGTATTCAAGTCCAAAGGAGAGTCCGTCGCCAGCCTTTGGGAATCGAAATTTGGGAGACCAATCTTCCCAGCGATCATGAGCAGGGTGCGGTTTGAGCAGCTGACAGTGGCCCTAAGGTTTGACGACAAAGGATCGTGGGCAAGTAGAAGAACGGGTGACAAGCTTGCACTTATCAGAGACATCTGGGACCTGAGGTCAGGAAATCTCCCGGCGATGTACAATCTTGGCAAGTACGACAATCTTGGTACGACTTGA